From the genome of Prevotella herbatica, one region includes:
- a CDS encoding SIR2 family protein yields MGNNIQKTEPDVILDINFKQGLSDFFEENNIKTDDRKKCVKAKIAEFFNMKNVCFLFGAGTSASAIPPMKKLCEIISDKIEKTASQPVKDKFKSIAESNNHNLEQILGVLYSGRSYYSGFKGKNQKEELCCKKLIELIEQEIFKNINIKFATDEQFELLEIYKQFYQKIAFRNKDLSRVSVFTTNNDLYNERALDDLNIHYINGFSGGIRKFFNPSMFNYTYSKRMDVGIDKYEPVENMVYLYKIHGSVNWIDKGETEGRFFSIEESFEHCTSEDNNILIYPTPTKQNKSLGAPYVDLFREFQHRLLEANTVLFVMGYGFNDEHVNDIIYRALATNTTFNVVIINQIDENKPICKVDDKRVFRLWGTAEINGKKTQMHYFDYAVKEWLPDINAFSHNDDILNAFMKEMKEIKEAVSKDDEGQRDK; encoded by the coding sequence ATGGGAAACAATATACAAAAAACAGAACCAGATGTTATTTTAGATATAAATTTTAAACAAGGATTATCTGATTTCTTTGAAGAAAATAACATAAAAACAGATGATCGTAAAAAATGCGTAAAAGCAAAAATAGCAGAGTTCTTTAATATGAAGAATGTTTGTTTCTTGTTTGGGGCAGGTACAAGCGCAAGTGCCATTCCGCCTATGAAAAAATTATGTGAAATTATATCAGACAAGATAGAAAAGACAGCATCACAGCCCGTTAAAGATAAGTTTAAGTCTATAGCAGAATCAAATAATCATAATCTTGAGCAAATATTAGGCGTATTATATTCTGGACGTAGTTATTATTCAGGTTTTAAGGGAAAAAACCAAAAAGAGGAACTTTGTTGCAAGAAGCTTATTGAATTAATAGAGCAAGAAATCTTTAAAAATATTAATATCAAATTTGCTACTGATGAGCAGTTTGAACTGTTGGAAATATATAAACAATTCTATCAAAAAATAGCATTTAGGAATAAAGACTTATCTCGTGTATCTGTTTTTACCACTAATAACGATTTATATAACGAAAGAGCTTTGGATGATTTAAACATACACTATATAAATGGATTCAGTGGTGGAATAAGGAAATTTTTCAACCCATCGATGTTTAATTATACATATTCCAAGCGAATGGATGTAGGCATTGATAAATATGAACCTGTTGAAAATATGGTCTATCTATATAAGATACATGGTTCTGTGAATTGGATTGACAAAGGAGAAACAGAAGGAAGGTTTTTTAGTATTGAAGAATCTTTTGAACACTGTACTTCAGAAGATAATAATATCTTAATTTATCCAACCCCAACAAAGCAGAATAAAAGTCTTGGAGCACCTTATGTTGATTTGTTCCGTGAATTTCAGCATCGTTTATTAGAAGCGAATACAGTTCTGTTCGTTATGGGATACGGTTTTAATGATGAACATGTGAATGATATTATTTATCGTGCATTGGCAACAAATACAACTTTCAATGTGGTTATCATTAATCAAATAGACGAAAATAAGCCTATATGTAAAGTTGATGATAAGCGTGTATTCAGACTTTGGGGTACTGCTGAAATAAACGGGAAAAAGACTCAAATGCATTATTTCGATTATGCAGTTAAAGAATGGCTACCAGATATTAATGCTTTTTCTCATAATGATGATATTCTTAATGCCTTTATGAAAGAAATGAAAGAGATAAAAGAGGCTGTAAGTAAAGACGATGAAGGACAAAGAGATAAATGA
- a CDS encoding ATP-binding protein, which produces MKIGKIVSVEYDKFRVRLFSTTKNSTVSINGQVYYFGNIGSYLKTENSTGDKILCEVSAILDYCQDNKNYSSYNLDSSREFIVKPIGTLSADSKFSMGVGVFPSLYNDVEIVTFEDLHSILSPESDKKEHIHHTIDLGYSKNLINYKISLNINNLFNIHTAVLGNSGSGKSNTIARLLQEVLRKSKNYAYGAKIILFDVNGEYKRAFEHNAQLNKNIDVVFYKPNIDRENGYKPFFLPYHLMTLDEWLGFLMASERTQKPFWDKVLQECFKFYKIINDEERNKYINYFKWKIETLLADILKHADSDTSKMTSAKGILLKCKDIVNGALELNELGDFLDRAMNACAIKYGDNSDRMSKFLNENTVNEEDAYILDEQKLKPGEYFDYNFLKTAVEFVLLQEEAKGNLRIREFTSTMISRLDFFINNAECDFMRNVVNQNIDMKKYLSNMFGISDDCCKNQLIIIDSSEVGGDVLELMTSVVSRMLFDSRKMKIGDDRRKHPIHLVLDEAHRYIRKDVDYILKENIFEKIAREGRKYSLYLMISSQRPSELSQTVLSQCGNYIVHRIQNEVDMNYIYSVLPYFSADYINKIKQAVPGEALIFGNCVPMPLMVKIDQASPDPNSENCHIDEEWFTIPK; this is translated from the coding sequence ATGAAAATAGGAAAAATAGTGTCTGTAGAATATGATAAATTCAGAGTTCGACTATTCTCAACAACCAAAAATTCTACAGTATCAATTAATGGACAAGTTTATTATTTCGGCAATATTGGAAGTTATCTGAAAACGGAAAATTCAACTGGTGATAAAATTCTTTGCGAGGTTAGTGCTATATTGGATTATTGTCAAGATAATAAAAACTACTCTTCATACAATCTTGATAGTTCTAGAGAATTTATAGTAAAACCTATCGGCACTTTATCTGCAGATTCAAAATTTTCTATGGGAGTCGGTGTGTTCCCTTCTTTATACAATGATGTTGAAATTGTAACATTTGAAGATTTACATAGTATACTATCACCAGAGTCTGACAAAAAAGAACATATTCATCATACAATAGATCTTGGATATAGTAAAAACCTTATAAACTATAAAATATCATTAAATATAAATAATCTATTTAATATTCATACAGCTGTACTTGGTAATAGTGGAAGTGGAAAGTCTAATACTATAGCTAGATTGTTACAGGAAGTGTTGAGAAAAAGTAAGAACTATGCTTATGGTGCGAAAATTATTCTTTTTGATGTTAATGGAGAATATAAAAGAGCTTTTGAACATAATGCACAACTTAATAAGAATATTGACGTCGTATTTTATAAGCCTAATATTGATCGTGAAAATGGATATAAACCATTCTTTTTACCTTATCATCTTATGACACTTGATGAGTGGCTAGGGTTTTTGATGGCGTCAGAACGTACCCAAAAGCCATTTTGGGATAAGGTGTTGCAAGAATGTTTTAAGTTTTACAAAATTATCAACGACGAAGAGCGTAATAAATATATTAATTATTTTAAGTGGAAAATAGAAACATTATTGGCAGATATCTTAAAGCATGCAGATAGTGACACATCTAAAATGACAAGTGCTAAGGGTATATTACTTAAATGTAAAGATATAGTTAATGGCGCTCTTGAATTAAATGAACTGGGTGATTTCTTAGATCGAGCTATGAATGCTTGTGCCATTAAATATGGAGATAATAGTGATCGTATGAGTAAATTCCTTAATGAAAATACAGTAAATGAAGAAGATGCATATATATTGGATGAACAAAAATTAAAACCAGGAGAATATTTTGATTATAATTTTTTGAAAACCGCTGTTGAATTTGTATTATTACAGGAAGAGGCAAAAGGTAACCTTCGCATCAGAGAGTTTACTTCTACTATGATAAGTCGTCTTGACTTTTTCATAAACAATGCTGAATGTGATTTTATGCGTAATGTCGTTAACCAAAATATTGATATGAAGAAATACCTTTCTAATATGTTTGGTATTTCTGATGATTGTTGTAAAAATCAATTGATAATTATAGATTCTAGTGAGGTTGGTGGTGATGTTTTAGAGTTAATGACTAGTGTTGTTAGTCGTATGCTATTTGACTCTAGAAAAATGAAAATAGGTGATGATAGACGAAAACACCCAATACATTTAGTTTTAGACGAAGCACACAGATATATACGTAAGGATGTAGATTATATTCTTAAAGAAAATATATTTGAAAAAATAGCAAGAGAAGGTCGAAAATATTCCCTGTATCTTATGATTTCTTCTCAGCGTCCTTCGGAATTATCACAAACAGTATTATCTCAATGTGGAAACTATATCGTTCATAGAATACAAAATGAGGTAGATATGAATTACATATACTCCGTGTTACCTTATTTTTCTGCTGATTATATAAACAAGATAAAACAAGCTGTGCCTGGAGAAGCATTAATATTTGGAAATTGTGTTCCTATGCCTTTGATGGTTAAAATCGATCAAGCAAGTCCAGATCCAAACAGTGAAAATTGTCATATTGATGAAGAATGGTTTACTATTCCTAAATAA